The DNA region TGCAAAAGCATAAAATCGAGAAGCTTCCATTAGTAGATGAGTCCAACACATTGAAAGGTCTCATTACCATTAAAGATATCGAAAAAGCAATTCAATTCCCTAACGCAGCCAAAGATGCACAAGGACGTTTGTTGGTTGGTGCAGCGATTGGTATTTCCAAAGATACCTTCGAACGTGCTGATGCTTTGGTCCAAGCTGGCGTTGATCTGATTACGGTAGACTCGGCACACGGACATCACATTAACATCATTGATGCGGTTCGTCAGCTGCGTGAGCGTTTCCCGAACCTGACGATTGTTGCAGGTAACGTTGCTACAGGCGACGCAACCCGTGAACTGATCGAAGCAGGGGCATCGGTTGTCAAAGTAGGAATTGGTCCAGGTTCTATCTGTACAACTCGTGTAATTGCTGGTATCGGTGTTCCCCAAGTAACAGCAGTATATGATTGTGCAAATGTTGCACGTGAATATGGTGTACCAATCATTGCTGATGGTGGCATCAAGTACTCTGGTGAAATTACCAAGGCTCTTGCTGCAGGCGCGCATGCAGTTATGCTGGGAAGCTTGTTTGCAGGTACGGCAGAAAGCCCGGGAGAAACGGAAATCTTCCAAGGACGTAGCTACAAAGTGTACCGCGGTATGGGTTCGATGGCGGCGATGAAACAAGGAAGTAAAGATCGTTACTTCCAGGATGATGACAAGAAACTGGTTCCGGAAGGAATTGAGGGTCGTGTTGCATACAAAGGGCCATTATCTGATACTATTCACCAGTTGATTGGTGGTCTGCGTTCAGGTATGGGATACTGCGGTACAAGCAATTTGGAGCAGCTTCGTAACAACACACAGTTTATTCGTATTACAGGTGCGGGACTTCGTGAAAGTCATCCGCATGATGTACAGATTACGAAAGAAGCCCCTAACTACTCGTTGTAATCTGAATTGTGTAAATAATTTCCAGGACAGGCTGGGCGATTTTCGCCAGGCCTGTCTTTTTTTGCGGATACCCCTGTGATAGAATAGAACAAGCGGTAATGATCCTTTAATGGATTAGGGCGTTGCGGCGGTTTTTTGACGTGAATCTATGAAAACTGCTAATGACAATCCGTTTTACCTTACAGAAAAGGTTGCCCAGCTAAAAAAGAAGCGCGGACGTCCTTTTACATAAGCATTCTACACAATGCTAATTAAGTGACAATCGATATTGAACTTCAGGAGCAATGTTATTGCTCTTTCGATAAAGCGCATATATTTCACATCTCACATATCATTTCCACACTTGTTAGGGAAGACGAAAATATAAATATTGCAGCTCAAGCTGCACTGAAGCTTAGTATAGAAAGCTTCGGACCGAAGGGAGTATTATCATTGAAAGCAAAACAAATGAATAAGAAAAAGCGTCAAATGCTCAAAAAAAGTGTAGCCTCGGTTATGCTGATCAATATGCTCTGCATGTCTGCAGTAATGCCGGTTATGGCTGCTGCTAACGACTCCGGCCAGGTACTGACTGCTGCGGCTACAACAAAAAAGGCTGAAAAAGCCGTGGACATTCCTTCAGTGGACTCACTGGGACTCGAGGTTAAGTCAGCTGTGCTCATGGAGGCATCAACGGGACAGATTCTGCTCAATGTTAATGCAGATAAAGCTATGCCGCCTGCCAGCATGACCAAAATGATGACCGAGTATATTGTGGCTGAACAGGTTAAACAGGGGAAATTAAGCTGGGACGATGTCGTTACAGTCAAAAAGAACGCAGCAGAAAGTGAGGGCTCACGTATTTTCCTCGCAGAAGGAGATCAGCATACGGTCAAGGAGCTATACATTGCCATGGCTGTAGGATCAGCCAACGATGCCACGGTTGCTTTGGCTGAATATGTTGCAGGCTCTGAGCAAGCTTTTGTGAAAATGATGAATGATGAAGCAAAGCGTATGGGAATGAAAGATAGCTACTTCATTAACTCCACAGGTCTGGATCGGGCAGATATGCCTGCAGAATTCCGTCCAGCTGAAGATAAAGAAATCGTTATGTCAGCACGAGATGCAGCCATTTTGTGCAGATATATCATCATGGATCACCCGGACTACAAAGATTTTACTACAATTCAGTCCTACAAATTCCGTCCCAATGATAAGGCTCCAATTATTAACTATAACTGGATGCTGGAAGCGAATAAAAATATAACCAACTTCAAAAGCTATGCCTATGAAGGTCTGGACGGGATGAAAACAGGTCACACCACGAACGCAGGGAATAACTTTACAGGTACTGCTGAACGTAATGGCATGCGTCTGATCAGTGTGGTTATGGGTACCGATTCGGAGTCTGCGCGTTTCAGAGAAACGAAGAAAGTATTGGACTTTGGGTTCAATAATTTTGAAGTGAAACAGGCGGTTGCCGCCAAGACCAAAGTCACAGGCTGGGAAAATGTACCTTTGAAAAAAGGGAAGGAAACCACAGTGCCTGTGGTCACTGACAATGCAGTGAGTTTTGTTGTACCCAAGGGTACTCAAAACCTGAACGTGACTTTTAGAGCCAATGTAACTGCAGTGGATAAGCTGGTTGCTCCAATCAAGGCTGGGACCAAAGTGGGTACGGTTACTTATACGTATAAAGCCGAGGGAATTGAACCTCAGGAGAAAACCGTTAACCTTATCACCGCAGAAGAAGCAGAAAAAGGTGGTTGGTTCCGTCTTTTCTTCCGTGCAGTCAAAGACTTTTTCGTTGATCTGTTTGACGGTATCAAAAACCTGTTTTAATAGGCAAGAGACCAAAAGTGGTCAGAGTATTATGATACTCTTAATATAGTTGGGTTAGATCACTGACAAAATACAAGTAATTCCGACCGAGTGGATTGTATATTTACAATTTTTCCGGTAAAATATCAAGTTAGAATTCTACGTATGATTCAGTTAAATAGTTTATTGTTCTCCGGCCTGGCAAGGCAGGTTATTCACCTTTTCAGAGATGAGAACGACACATACATTACGGGGGGATAGGAAGATGGAAACGGGAACATCGCGCGTTAAAAGAGGTATGGCTGAAATGCAAAAAGGCGGCGTCATTATGGACGTTATGAATGCCGAGCAAGCTAAAATTGCTGAAGCAGCAGGTGCAACAGCAGTTATGGCTCTGGAGCGTGTTCCTTCTGATATTCGTGCAGCAGGTGGAGTAGCCCGTATGGCTGATCCAACCATTGTCGAAGAAGTGATGAAAGTTGTAACCATTCCCGTTATGGCCAAAGCACGGATCGGACATTATGTTGAAGCCAAGGTATTGGAATCCCTGGGCGTGGATTACCTGGATGAGAGTGAAGTGCTGACTCCTGCCGATGAAGTGTTCCATATTGACAAGCATGAGTTCACTGTACCGTTTGTATGTGGTGCCAAAGATTTGGGTGAAGCATTGCGCCGGATTGGCGAAGGAGCTTCCATGATTCGTACGAAAGGTGAGCCGGGAACAGGAAACATTGTTGAAGCGGTTCGTCATATGCGTTTTATTAACAGCCAAATTCGTAAAGTTGCCAATATGTCCAAAGACGAATTGTATGCTGAAGCGAAAAACCTTGGCGTAGCTTATGAGCTTCTGCTTGATGTACATGAGAACGGCAAGCTGCCTGTAGTAAATTTCGCCGCTGGTGGCGTGGCTACTCCTGCTGATGCTGCACTTATGATGCACCTGGGCGCTGATGGCGTATTTGTAGGTTCAGGGATTTTCAAATCGGACAGCCCTGAGAAATTTGCACGTGCCATTGTAGAAGCGACTACACATTATACGGATTACAAATTAATTGCTGAAGTGTCCAAAAACCTTGGAGCACCGATGAAAGGCATTGAGATTTCCAAACTTTCACCTTCCGAGCGCATGCAGGATCGCGGCTGGTAAGAGAAGGAGACTTGCAAATGAAGATCGGCGTTTTAGCTCTTCAAGGGGCTGTAACTGAGCATATTCGCAGTATCGAACGGGCTGGAGCAGAAGGATTGGCGATCAAACAGGTCCAGCAGCTAGAGGAACTGGATGGTCTGATCCTTCCAGGCGGCGAGAGTACCACGATTGGCAAACTGATGCGTAAATATGGCTTCATGGATGCTATTCGTGCATTCGCTGCTGAGGGTAAACCGGTATTCGGTACCTGTGCTGGTTTGATCGTTATGGCTAAGCATATCGCAGGACAAGAGGATGCTCATCTGGAGCTGATGGATATGACCGTATCCAGAAATGCATTTGGACGGCAAAGAGAAAGCTTTGAAACGGATCTCCCGGTAAAAGGTATCGAGGAAATGGTTAGGGCTGTATTCATTCGAGCACCCCTAATCGAAAGTGTAGGGGACGATGTAGAGGTTCTTTCCACTTACAAGGATGAGATCGTTACTGCTCGCCAGGGGCATTTGCTGGCTTGCTCCTATCATCCTGAATTGACAGATGATTATCGACTGCATGCTTACTTTGTAGACATGGCCAGGTCGTATAAACAGTCTGTATAGAACCAATCGTGATTGATATACAACCTATGATCTGCCGGTGAACCGGATCAGTCCTCCAGAGGCTCACAGGCTTACTGGGTTGGGCTATCCGGTCGGATACCTGATGTTGCCCGTATCTGCTTCCAAAGCGGGAATCGCAGCGTAGGGTACCACCGGAGCTTCATAGGTTATTTTTTTACCATTGAGGAATGATGAAGGAATACGAACCTGCAAAGGTATTGGGTTGTTTTAATAAGAACGTTTCACTTTGTGGTGTTATTTAGGAGGGGTATGTAGTGCTTGATGTGAAAATATTGCGGAATGAGTACGCACGTGTTGAAGAAGCGTTGACGAAACGTGGCAAATCGCTGGATTTAATCACTGGATTCTCGGAAATGGATGCCAAACGTCGGGAATTGCTTCAAGAGAGTGAAAATCTGAAAAATCGCCGGAATACTGTGTCCGGGGAAGTCGCGAAACTTAAAAAGAGTGGAGAAAATGCGGACGAGCTGATCGTTGAGATGCGTGAAGTTTCGGATCGGATCAAAGCAATGGACGAAGAAGTTCGCGAGCTGGAAGTGAAGATTAATGATCTGACCATGGCAATTCCGAACATCCCTAATGAGAGTGTACCTGTTGGTGCTTCCGAAGAAGATAATGTGGAGATTCGTCGTTGGGAGGAGCCCAAGTCATTTTCATTTACACCAAAAGCACACTGGGAAATCGCACAAGATCTCGATATTCTTGATTTTGAAGCGGCTGCCAAAGTAACAGGTTCCCGTTTTACGTTCTATAAAGGATTGGGCGCACGTCTGGAACGTGCCTTGATCAACTTTATGATGGATCTGCACAGCGATCAGCATGGGTATGAAGAGATTCTGCCTCCGTATATCGTTAACCGTGACAGCTTGTTTGGTACAGGTCAATTGCCTAAATTCGAGGAGGATCTGTTTAAGCTGAAAGATACAGAGTATTATCTGATTCCCACGGCTGAAGTTCCGGTAACGAACTATCATCGCGAAGAGATTCTCAATGCCGATCAACTGCCTAAACATTTTGTGGCGTACAGCTCTTGTTTCAGATCCGAAGCTGGTTCTGCTGGACGGGATACACGTGGTTTGATCCGTCAACACCAGTTCAATAAGGTGGAATTGTTGAAACTGTCTTCTCCTGAAACTTCGTATGAGGAATTGGAGAACATGACACAAAATGCGGAACGTGTTCTTCAGCTACTGGGTCTACCTTACCGTGTTTTGACGTTGTGTACAGCAGATATGGGCTTCACGTCTGCAAAAACGTATGATATTGAGGTCTGGTTGCCTGAAAGCAATACGTATCGTGAAATTTCGTCTTGCTCCAACTGTGAGGATTTCCAAGCACGCCGGGCTAATATCCGTTTCCGCAGAGAACCCAAATCCAAACCAGAATTTGTTCATACGTTGAATGGTTCAGGACTGGCAGTAGGACGAACTGTTGCAGCTATACTGGAGAACTACCAACAAGAAGATGGAACCGTAGTGATTCCTGAAGCACTGCGTTCTTACATGGGCGGAGTAAGTGTGATTACGCGTCGCTCCTAAGAGAAATGAATGAAAAAAAACGTCTCCTGACAAATGGAAGAGCAGAACGTTCCGTTTGGACAAGGAGACGTTTTTTTCAGTTACCACAATAAGCAGCATTTTTTTTAGATGAAAGAATTTTAAAATGATATAAAGGGTTGCTTTTTGGTATATAATTATGGTATGATCATTTTCGTGGCAAGTTTATAAAAGTTAATATCCTGGAGAGGTACCGAAGCGGTCATAACGGGGCGGTCTTGAAAACCGTTAGGGTGCAAGCCCACGTGGGTTCGAATCCCACCCTCTCCGCCATACTACAATAATGATAAGGATTCGAGCGATAAGCTCGGGTCCTTTTTTGCATTTTTACAGTTGAGACATATTCGAATACAACGTTGGCTACATGATGCATAAAAATAACTGAATCGCCGCACTTTATAGGAGTGGAGGTGGTAAGATGAACCGCGAATTAAACATAGATCAGACGGAGCTTGTAGGTGCTTGGCAAGAGAGATTGCCTGAAGTGTTAAATGTCGGAGATCGGGCTCAGGTAATGGCAGACGAGGCTGATCAGCAGGCTATTCGAATTCACATTGCAACAGCCGGACACCAAATGTATTCTTTTGATTTCAAGTGTGCTTATGTGGACTCTCGTGAAGTCAGTGTGCAACTGATTGATGTGGAACGGGATGGACAAACGACAGATGAGCGTACAGAACCGATTCAGGAATTGGCTCAGGATTATACAAGGCACATTCATGAATGCGCCCAGTCGTTACAATCCAAAACAAGACAATAGGTTAATGTCAAAGGAGTGGTTATAAGTGAGCAAAGCAAAAGACGGAACAGACAAAAACCTGCAAAATGTAGTCGCTGATCTGGGTCAGACAGCTGTGAATAGTCATCATGCGCAGCAGATTCAGCAGGATGCGAATGATCGTCGACATCAGGATTCCCTGAATCACGATAAAACGGAAGATATGGATCCATCCCATTCCTAAATCCAATGAAGAGGGGGGAACGACATGAGCAAACCCAAATCAACACCTGTGCCTGAAGCTCAGGCCGCTGAACAGCATCGAAAGCCTGAGAAGCATTCTTCCATGCAGGAACCATTGTCAGGCTCCAAAAAGGTGAAAAACCAGAACCATGTGGATCATAACAATCCTCAAGGGTAACCTGAAAAAGATACAATCCCTTTGCACATATAACATGCATAACCATAACCATAACCAACAACTCCGGTTAACAAACCGGGGTTTTTGCGCGTTCATACATTATTTAAAGGTGGACTCCATTGATTTTTCATGCTTACATAGGTCTTTGTAGCCAATTTAGAGAGCAAAGATCACAAATTTCCCAAATCGTGTTTCCGTTTCAGAATAAATGGTATATCATTGATGTTGAACTATTTTTTTGGGGTTATCACGAGAGGAGAGAAACAAATGACTAAACGTATGGGGGCGCTTCTTCTTACGTTGCTGTTAACCGTATCTTTGGCACTGACAGCATGTAGCAGCAAGCAAGAACCAAAAGAGGCATTGAAGACGGCGGCAGCCAATGCTTCCAAACTGACTTCGTATGAGATGAGTTCCAATTTCACAATTAATGAATTGAGCTATAAACCTGCAGACGAATCGCAACAGGATCCAACGATGTCTCAGTTTATGAACATGCTGAAGGATGCCCAGTTGAATGTAACTGGTGTATACCAAAACGAGCCAATGCAAACCGAAATGACGGTAGGCATTGAACTCAAGGGTGATATGGGGATGACATTTAATATTCCAATGGTTATGACCGCTGAGAAATTATATGTTAAGGTACCGAGTATTCCATTCTTCCCAATCCCAGAAACGGTTGTTGGTAAGTTCCTGGAGCTGGATCTGAAAGAACTGGCTGAACAAGAAGGAACTGAATGGAACCCGGATGCTATGGATGCAGCGAAGACACAAAAGCTGAGCAATGAAGTCATGGATGCTGTTCTGGGCGAGTATGATCAGGATAAATTCTTTAAAAACCTGGATGTGAAGGATGCACAGCTTCCTGAAGGTGTGGATGCCAAACAGGTGGTACAATTTTCGGTCAACAATGACAATGTGAAAGAAGCAGTTACTGTTCTGGTAACCAAAGCATTGCCAAAAGTGCTGGATATTATCTCTAAAGAAGAATATCGTGACATGTTGCAAATGAGTCAGGAAGATATCAATCAAGCCAAAGAGGATCTGAAGATCTCTGAAGCGGATCAAGCTGAAATGGCTAAGGATCTCGACAAACTGAAAGACACCCTGACCATTAATCAGTTCCACATTGATTTCGCATTGGATAAAAAGGACTTCCCGGTATATCAAAAAATGGTTGCTGATATGTTGATCAAACAACCGGATACCAAAGATGAAATTAAACTTGCATTCACGGGTTCGAACACATACACCAAAATTAACGAGAAGCCAGCTTTCAAAATCAATATCCCTACTGGTGAAAACGTAATTACAATGGATAAGTTTGAAGAACTGATGAACGCATCTTACGGATACTAAGTTCTCCGATTCATTAGTTAAATCAAAGAGCCGCTCGACCTTAGGGTTGAGCGGCTCTTTGTATGTTGTTCCACAGTCTGTTCAATTACTGTTCATTTACTGCAAAGATTCTCCCAAGTCCTTGGCCAGCACAGCGTATATCTGATGATCCTGATACTCTCCATTAATCTTGAGGTATTTACGAGCGATACCCTCCGCTTGGAACCCGTTTTTCTCCAGAACGCGTTTCGAACCCGTATTGGATAACAGGATGGCTGCCTGAACACGATTTAACTTTAAAGCACGGAAAGCGTAGGATACAGCAAGCTTGACGGCTGCAGTCATCCGTCCACCGCCCTGATAGTCTGGATGTATAAAGTACCCCATGTCTGTATAATTGGCCACGCCATGAACGACATTATTCAGGCTAACCTGGCCAATCAGAAGACCATCATCGATAGTGAAAATCCCGAATTGATAACCGGTTCCATCCTCGGCTGCCTGCATTCTATCCTGAATACGTCTGGTTTGCGCATGAAGCGTGTAGAACTCATCATCCCGAATAGGTTCTACGGACTGATAGGGAAGGCGAGTGGTTTGAATAAGAGCAAGATACGCTTCCGTATCTTGTGAAGTAAGTAACCTAAGACTTATTCCTTTGGGTGTATCATATAGTGTGAGCGGCATGAATGCATCCCTTTCTTAATGGGTGTTAAGGTTTATTTTTTTCGTAAACGCCGGAAGAATTGAGTCAGCATACTGGAGCACTCCAGTTGCAGAATATCAGCAACGACTTCGGTTCGGTGATTAAAACGAGGTTCCTGCAGCAGATTCATTAATGTTCCTGCACAGCCAGCCTTGGGATCAGCTGTACCATATATAACAATAGGCACTCTAGATTGCACAATGGCACCTGCACACATGGGGCAGGGCTCCAAAGTGACGTACAAACTGCAATCCAACAATCGCCATGCCCCGATCGCTTCACTGGCCTGCCGAATGGCAACCATTTCAGCATGAGCTGTGGAATCGAGTGTCGTCTCACGCAGATTATATCCACGACCAATAATGCGATTATGTTGAACAATTACTGCCCCAATGGGTACTTCCCCAAGAGCTTCGGCTTTGTGTGCCTCGGCGATCGCTTCTCGCATCCAGTATTCGTGTTGAGACTGTACCGGGAGATGCGAAAGATCAGGGTGGAGAGCGTCGTCTTTCATTACCATTAAAACTCCTTCCAAAAAGCACTTTTGTACGGCGAACAAACATTCGTTTGTTAACATACTGTGTATAAGTCTGTGGATAAGTGCCGAGTTGCTCACAGAGTTATGAACATACTATCCACATGCCTGTGGATTTGTGTATAGTTTTTAGCGGTTATTCCCATTCTAGGCATCAAAAAGACAAAATACAATTAATTTCTCGCTTTTCAGCCAAGCGGTAACTTTTGGACAAGGGTCAATTATCCTTTTCAAATAGAGATACAACAGTTATGATGGATATAGGTTTTGCCATATATCGCCAAAGGGTACAAGCCGAGAGGTGAACGAAAAAGTTGTCTATTAAAACGAAATTATCCATGATTATGTCGTGCTCAGTGCTCGTCATTTTGGTTCTGAATATAGCTCTGAGTTATTATACTACAGAAGAAAATTTAAGGCAGGACAGCGAGAACAAAATGGTGCTTACGGCCAAGCAAATTGCAATTGCTGTCGAACAAAGCCAATCCAGTTCGGAATATGTAAAACGGCAGATTGGGAACAACCTGTGGCTGGCATCAATCATGGCGGCAGCAGAACTGGACCCGGATATTAATAATATCACAAATGAAGATCTGGTTCGCATGAGCGAAAAGGTTGGGGTCTCCCATATTTCTTTGATGGAGCAGACAGACGATGATATCGTTGTCACACGTTCTTCCGATCCAAGGGAGATCGGATTGTCTACAAAGTCTATGACGTATTGGTATCAGGCATTTAAACAGCTGTTTGAAAAACATCAGGTTACTATATCACAGGGGCAGACATTTGACCATTTTTGGTCGGATGGATTTGAATATTCGACATCAAGTCCGTCAGATATTGATATCTGGGGGTACTATCATGATGGGAAGAGGAATTACATAATTAATCCCTTCTATAATAATGCTGCTGTTGATGACTATGTGAAGATCTCTGGTCCAGACGAGATTCTGAACAAGATTCGTGAAGTTAATTCTTCCATTCTGGAGATCACAGGCATTAATCCACTGACCTTTGGTAGTCCAACAATGAATAATGACGGAAGGGATACAAACCATAGCAAGTTGAACAACAGACCTATTCGTTTCGGTACGTACCAATATGGTGCGGCAGAAGAGGACCATAAGGCAGTCGTACGGGCGATTCGTACAGGACAGAATGTATCTTTTGTCAGTGAAACTCATGATCAGAAAGTTCTTAAAAGTTTCATTCCGATATTCACCCCGAATGAATCGTCCTATGTCATTAGTATTGTCATGGATTATAAGCAAATATCCTCGATGGTGTCGGAACAATTGGTCAGCCATGCCTCCATATCCCTTGTGTTGCTTGAGATCGTGATCTTTGGCAGCTATTTGCTTGCAGGATATATTACTCGCCCCATTCAATTAATTCTGGGCAAAGTGAACGACGTGGCTGACGGACATTTTGATTTCCGTCTGAAAGTGAGAAGGAAAGATGAACTGGGTCAATTAGCGAATCGCATTAATGCCATGATTCGCAATTTGGGTC from Paenibacillus sp. JNUCC-31 includes:
- the guaB gene encoding IMP dehydrogenase: MWEDKFGKEGFTFDDVLLVPRKSETLPKEVDVSVRLSDSVKLNIPLISAGMDTVTEATLAIAIAREGGIGIIHKNMSVEQQAEEVDRVKRSESGVITNPFSLTAEHLVSDAESVMAKYRISGVPIVDGDQKLVGILTNRDLRFIHDFSIKISEVMTRENLVTAPVGTTLQEAEGILQKHKIEKLPLVDESNTLKGLITIKDIEKAIQFPNAAKDAQGRLLVGAAIGISKDTFERADALVQAGVDLITVDSAHGHHINIIDAVRQLRERFPNLTIVAGNVATGDATRELIEAGASVVKVGIGPGSICTTRVIAGIGVPQVTAVYDCANVAREYGVPIIADGGIKYSGEITKALAAGAHAVMLGSLFAGTAESPGETEIFQGRSYKVYRGMGSMAAMKQGSKDRYFQDDDKKLVPEGIEGRVAYKGPLSDTIHQLIGGLRSGMGYCGTSNLEQLRNNTQFIRITGAGLRESHPHDVQITKEAPNYSL
- a CDS encoding ATP-binding protein produces the protein MSIKTKLSMIMSCSVLVILVLNIALSYYTTEENLRQDSENKMVLTAKQIAIAVEQSQSSSEYVKRQIGNNLWLASIMAAAELDPDINNITNEDLVRMSEKVGVSHISLMEQTDDDIVVTRSSDPREIGLSTKSMTYWYQAFKQLFEKHQVTISQGQTFDHFWSDGFEYSTSSPSDIDIWGYYHDGKRNYIINPFYNNAAVDDYVKISGPDEILNKIREVNSSILEITGINPLTFGSPTMNNDGRDTNHSKLNNRPIRFGTYQYGAAEEDHKAVVRAIRTGQNVSFVSETHDQKVLKSFIPIFTPNESSYVISIVMDYKQISSMVSEQLVSHASISLVLLEIVIFGSYLLAGYITRPIQLILGKVNDVADGHFDFRLKVRRKDELGQLANRINAMIRNLGHYTNRLKQMYEENRAVKEHLESIINQTADAIHITDLDGNVLRVNRAFEQLYGWRSREVEGRQLKIIPPGSEEEMKVQHAQLIEGMSITSNETTWMKKDGSRVEVSVSTAPVRDEAGEITALISVSRDITSRNRMEELLRRSEKLTTVGQLAAGVAHEIRNPLTTLRGFLQLQQETNKLNHRHLDLMLSELDRINLIVGEFLILAKPQAVHFQERDIRFILGDVISLLDSQAHLHGVEFVLSASSDSAMVHCEENQLKQVFINLLKNGMEAMPDGGNIRIKLHHDEKASRVRIEIKDEGTGIPEEMMPKLGEPFFTSKESGTGLGLMVSQRIIQSHKGMMDIKSVMNKGTTVIIDLPASKQQPESTEEENKAENELTDEEN
- the pdxS gene encoding pyridoxal 5'-phosphate synthase lyase subunit PdxS, translated to METGTSRVKRGMAEMQKGGVIMDVMNAEQAKIAEAAGATAVMALERVPSDIRAAGGVARMADPTIVEEVMKVVTIPVMAKARIGHYVEAKVLESLGVDYLDESEVLTPADEVFHIDKHEFTVPFVCGAKDLGEALRRIGEGASMIRTKGEPGTGNIVEAVRHMRFINSQIRKVANMSKDELYAEAKNLGVAYELLLDVHENGKLPVVNFAAGGVATPADAALMMHLGADGVFVGSGIFKSDSPEKFARAIVEATTHYTDYKLIAEVSKNLGAPMKGIEISKLSPSERMQDRGW
- a CDS encoding GNAT family N-acetyltransferase translates to MPLTLYDTPKGISLRLLTSQDTEAYLALIQTTRLPYQSVEPIRDDEFYTLHAQTRRIQDRMQAAEDGTGYQFGIFTIDDGLLIGQVSLNNVVHGVANYTDMGYFIHPDYQGGGRMTAAVKLAVSYAFRALKLNRVQAAILLSNTGSKRVLEKNGFQAEGIARKYLKINGEYQDHQIYAVLAKDLGESLQ
- a CDS encoding small acid-soluble spore protein P, producing MSKPKSTPVPEAQAAEQHRKPEKHSSMQEPLSGSKKVKNQNHVDHNNPQG
- the pdxT gene encoding pyridoxal 5'-phosphate synthase glutaminase subunit PdxT yields the protein MKIGVLALQGAVTEHIRSIERAGAEGLAIKQVQQLEELDGLILPGGESTTIGKLMRKYGFMDAIRAFAAEGKPVFGTCAGLIVMAKHIAGQEDAHLELMDMTVSRNAFGRQRESFETDLPVKGIEEMVRAVFIRAPLIESVGDDVEVLSTYKDEIVTARQGHLLACSYHPELTDDYRLHAYFVDMARSYKQSV
- the tadA gene encoding tRNA adenosine(34) deaminase TadA, producing MKDDALHPDLSHLPVQSQHEYWMREAIAEAHKAEALGEVPIGAVIVQHNRIIGRGYNLRETTLDSTAHAEMVAIRQASEAIGAWRLLDCSLYVTLEPCPMCAGAIVQSRVPIVIYGTADPKAGCAGTLMNLLQEPRFNHRTEVVADILQLECSSMLTQFFRRLRKK
- the serS gene encoding serine--tRNA ligase is translated as MLDVKILRNEYARVEEALTKRGKSLDLITGFSEMDAKRRELLQESENLKNRRNTVSGEVAKLKKSGENADELIVEMREVSDRIKAMDEEVRELEVKINDLTMAIPNIPNESVPVGASEEDNVEIRRWEEPKSFSFTPKAHWEIAQDLDILDFEAAAKVTGSRFTFYKGLGARLERALINFMMDLHSDQHGYEEILPPYIVNRDSLFGTGQLPKFEEDLFKLKDTEYYLIPTAEVPVTNYHREEILNADQLPKHFVAYSSCFRSEAGSAGRDTRGLIRQHQFNKVELLKLSSPETSYEELENMTQNAERVLQLLGLPYRVLTLCTADMGFTSAKTYDIEVWLPESNTYREISSCSNCEDFQARRANIRFRREPKSKPEFVHTLNGSGLAVGRTVAAILENYQQEDGTVVIPEALRSYMGGVSVITRRS
- a CDS encoding D-alanyl-D-alanine carboxypeptidase family protein, giving the protein MKAKQMNKKKRQMLKKSVASVMLINMLCMSAVMPVMAAANDSGQVLTAAATTKKAEKAVDIPSVDSLGLEVKSAVLMEASTGQILLNVNADKAMPPASMTKMMTEYIVAEQVKQGKLSWDDVVTVKKNAAESEGSRIFLAEGDQHTVKELYIAMAVGSANDATVALAEYVAGSEQAFVKMMNDEAKRMGMKDSYFINSTGLDRADMPAEFRPAEDKEIVMSARDAAILCRYIIMDHPDYKDFTTIQSYKFRPNDKAPIINYNWMLEANKNITNFKSYAYEGLDGMKTGHTTNAGNNFTGTAERNGMRLISVVMGTDSESARFRETKKVLDFGFNNFEVKQAVAAKTKVTGWENVPLKKGKETTVPVVTDNAVSFVVPKGTQNLNVTFRANVTAVDKLVAPIKAGTKVGTVTYTYKAEGIEPQEKTVNLITAEEAEKGGWFRLFFRAVKDFFVDLFDGIKNLF